Proteins encoded by one window of Leptospira barantonii:
- a CDS encoding GIY-YIG nuclease family protein: MIYSSKIKGYRLLEKKIHKEYSGKRIVREWFDLAEIDLIAIKSMIENAKI, encoded by the coding sequence ATGATCTATTCAAGCAAAATAAAAGGTTACCGGCTTTTAGAAAAGAAAATTCATAAAGAATATTCTGGAAAAAGAATAGTAAGAGAATGGTTCGATCTTGCTGAAATTGATTTGATTGCTATAAAGTCTATGATAGAAAATGCCAAAATCTAA
- a CDS encoding HNH endonuclease: protein MKSKKENIEFEESEVFRFKMEHFKSLLKKQNKKCYVTGRNLTAGNVNGAHILPIMKGGEHEFENLCLVIEELKQLKRYKTMDDVVSYAVDIINTWGKKYGYSIKKNRKRIS, encoded by the coding sequence ATGAAAAGTAAAAAAGAAAATATCGAGTTTGAAGAATCCGAAGTGTTCCGTTTCAAGATGGAACATTTTAAAAGTCTTCTAAAGAAACAGAATAAGAAATGTTATGTGACTGGTAGAAATTTAACCGCCGGAAATGTGAATGGAGCGCATATTCTTCCTATTATGAAAGGCGGTGAACATGAATTTGAAAACCTATGTTTAGTGATAGAGGAGCTGAAGCAATTAAAAAGGTATAAGACAATGGATGATGTTGTTTCTTACGCAGTGGACATCATAAATACTTGGGGAAAGAAATATGGATATTCCATTAAAAAAAATAGGAAAAGAATTTCCTAA
- a CDS encoding nitric oxide reductase activation protein NorD: protein MSWEEFTFKHLYRFVRNRIEARDDSKSRENSVFLSEIKDRLSILAKALTGTNIEILTAEKEGGYQRDRFFLPEVYSHAPDKNKNLEYYIFRILYLTEQKRLNLNWEDGVDPGRSLSLQKAKETYGLVLKNISKQYPDSAELVNSVIEIEIEFQKKNIRSSEYEENLSLLHGLWMSGPKEILYQRDSTSPNEYLNQKDSIQTEVEGVAREKINPIQVDQKSKEDYTLQHHFEKVDTIEEFNGNWRDFDGSDELEEQKEALQELDLRNTVRSDEPTHSIYKTEFSFGSVLPETKDSRSEEESIPYDEWDFGKKKYRKGYCKVFPKEIVSEDSTFYSKVVSKYRSVLNILRSRFNRFVNERSIVKRQLEGEELDLDSIVDYFTDILSDRSPSERIYLSKRKTFREVSILVLTDTSLSTDSFTDNERILDVEKISLALFGQLCSEFGDRFQMDCFSSRTRNHCDYVTIKKFDDVWEKARNKIGTVQASGYTRIGPAIRHALSQIEKEKSSKRWILLLSDGKPNDYDRYEGRYGIEDVKQAIRECEKRNIGFYALAIDKQAKQYLPSMLGHSSYRILPNPSYLPDALADFYMKLLR, encoded by the coding sequence ATGAGTTGGGAAGAATTTACCTTCAAACATCTCTATCGATTCGTTCGGAATCGAATCGAAGCAAGGGACGATTCTAAATCAAGGGAGAATTCCGTTTTTCTTTCCGAAATCAAGGATCGGCTTTCGATTCTTGCAAAGGCTCTCACCGGAACCAACATAGAAATTCTCACCGCGGAAAAAGAAGGTGGATACCAAAGGGATCGGTTTTTTCTTCCAGAGGTTTACTCTCACGCGCCGGATAAAAACAAAAATTTAGAATATTATATTTTTAGAATTTTATATCTGACCGAACAGAAACGTTTGAATCTCAACTGGGAAGACGGGGTCGATCCGGGCAGAAGTCTGTCTTTGCAAAAGGCGAAGGAAACCTACGGCTTGGTTTTGAAAAACATATCGAAGCAGTATCCGGATTCCGCCGAACTCGTAAACTCGGTGATCGAAATAGAAATTGAATTTCAAAAAAAGAATATTCGGTCTTCGGAATATGAGGAAAATCTCTCCTTGTTGCACGGGTTGTGGATGTCCGGACCGAAAGAAATTCTTTATCAAAGAGATTCTACGAGTCCAAACGAATATCTTAATCAAAAGGATTCGATCCAAACGGAAGTGGAAGGAGTCGCTCGGGAAAAAATCAATCCGATCCAGGTGGATCAAAAATCAAAGGAAGACTACACATTACAACATCATTTCGAAAAAGTGGATACGATCGAAGAATTCAACGGGAATTGGAGGGACTTTGACGGCTCCGATGAACTGGAAGAACAAAAAGAAGCCCTTCAAGAATTGGATCTGCGAAACACCGTCCGCTCCGACGAGCCCACACATTCGATCTATAAAACAGAATTTTCCTTCGGCTCTGTGCTTCCGGAAACAAAAGATTCTCGTTCCGAAGAAGAGTCGATTCCTTACGACGAATGGGACTTCGGCAAAAAAAAATACAGAAAAGGATATTGTAAGGTTTTTCCAAAGGAAATCGTTTCGGAAGATTCAACTTTTTATTCCAAGGTCGTATCGAAATACCGATCCGTTTTGAACATTCTTCGTTCTAGGTTCAATCGATTTGTCAACGAAAGATCGATCGTCAAACGACAGTTAGAGGGGGAAGAATTGGACCTGGATTCGATCGTTGACTATTTTACCGATATTCTATCCGATCGAAGTCCGTCCGAAAGGATCTATCTTTCCAAAAGAAAAACGTTTCGCGAAGTTTCGATTTTGGTTTTGACGGATACGAGTTTGTCAACGGATTCTTTTACGGACAACGAACGGATTTTGGACGTGGAAAAAATCTCATTAGCGCTATTCGGTCAGCTTTGTTCCGAATTCGGAGATCGGTTTCAGATGGATTGTTTTTCTTCGAGAACAAGAAACCACTGCGATTACGTTACGATCAAAAAATTTGACGACGTTTGGGAGAAGGCGAGAAATAAAATCGGAACCGTTCAAGCGAGCGGCTACACGAGAATCGGTCCCGCGATCCGACACGCGCTGAGCCAAATCGAAAAGGAAAAAAGTTCCAAACGATGGATTCTCCTTTTATCGGACGGAAAACCGAACGACTACGATCGATACGAAGGACGATACGGAATCGAAGACGTAAAACAGGCGATTCGAGAATGCGAAAAACGGAATATAGGTTTTTACGCGCTCGCGATCGACAAACAGGCCAAACAATATCTTCCTTCTATGTTGGGGCATAGTTCGTATCGGATTCTTCCGAATCCTTCTTACCTTCCGGATGCTCTCGCCGATTTTTATATGAAACTTTTGAGATAA
- a CDS encoding Crp/Fnr family transcriptional regulator gives MLDIFETIDDREILSVFSKGKTERYKKGEFLFHEGDIPDSLDLLTEGRIQIFKYGGNSNEITMNFFTPIGLIAELAILSGIPYPASGRFIEDSTVIRLPFSSFKDEIKNNIALNRLLVQSLFQKLQTLNMTINRGLTMDSLQRVAHFLYHLPPEFPVLSHGQIASMLVLRAETFSRILKQLKEKRIIDTERGQIKILNKEELKQFL, from the coding sequence GTGTTGGATATTTTTGAAACGATCGATGACCGAGAAATTCTTTCCGTCTTTTCCAAAGGAAAAACGGAACGTTACAAAAAAGGAGAATTTCTTTTTCACGAGGGAGATATTCCCGATTCGTTGGATCTACTGACCGAGGGAAGAATTCAGATCTTTAAGTATGGCGGAAATTCGAACGAGATTACGATGAATTTCTTCACACCGATTGGTCTCATTGCCGAGCTCGCGATTCTTTCGGGAATTCCATATCCGGCGTCCGGAAGATTCATTGAGGATTCAACGGTGATTCGTCTTCCGTTTTCCTCATTCAAAGACGAAATCAAAAATAACATCGCACTGAATCGACTGCTCGTTCAGTCCCTATTTCAAAAATTACAAACCTTGAATATGACCATCAATCGAGGATTGACGATGGATTCTTTGCAAAGGGTTGCGCATTTTCTATATCATCTTCCACCCGAATTTCCCGTTCTGAGTCACGGTCAAATCGCGTCGATGTTGGTTTTGCGGGCGGAAACGTTTTCCAGAATTCTCAAACAACTCAAAGAAAAGCGGATCATCGATACGGAAAGAGGACAAATTAAAATCCTCAACAAGGAAGAGCTGAAACAATTTCTTTAA
- a CDS encoding CbbQ/NirQ/NorQ/GpvN family protein — MKNSSSHTEERNESFAPIDLPFYKETGHEVSTFEHAHKNKLPLLLKGPTGSGKSRFVEYMAAKLNLPLLIVSCHEETSAVDLLGRYLIQGTETVWQDGPLTRSVRMGAILYIDEIAEARPDTIVAIHPLTDYRREIYLDRKNETLKAPDSFMLVASYNPGYQKGWKELKPSTRQRFVALQFDYPKSDAEEVILKGETGISSEVSGKLVRLGQKIRNLTELGLTESCSTRLLVDAAKMIAGGLPPRLSCEVAIVQPLSDDQDIVNALKDLVALSL, encoded by the coding sequence ATGAAGAATTCTTCCTCACATACAGAAGAACGAAACGAAAGTTTTGCGCCGATCGATTTGCCTTTTTACAAAGAGACCGGGCACGAGGTCTCGACGTTTGAGCACGCTCATAAAAATAAGTTGCCGCTCTTACTGAAAGGACCCACCGGTTCGGGAAAGTCGCGTTTTGTGGAATACATGGCGGCTAAACTAAACTTGCCGTTGTTGATCGTTTCTTGTCATGAAGAAACTTCCGCGGTAGATCTGTTGGGTCGCTATCTCATTCAGGGAACCGAAACCGTATGGCAAGACGGACCCTTGACTCGAAGCGTGAGAATGGGTGCGATTCTTTACATAGACGAGATCGCGGAAGCAAGACCCGATACGATCGTAGCCATTCATCCTCTTACCGATTACAGAAGGGAAATTTATCTGGATCGAAAAAACGAAACGCTAAAAGCTCCCGATTCTTTTATGCTCGTAGCTTCTTACAATCCGGGTTATCAGAAAGGTTGGAAAGAATTGAAGCCTTCGACGAGACAAAGGTTTGTCGCTTTACAATTCGATTATCCGAAGTCGGATGCGGAAGAAGTTATCTTAAAGGGGGAAACCGGAATCTCATCGGAAGTCTCGGGAAAGTTGGTTCGACTCGGACAAAAGATAAGAAATCTTACCGAACTTGGACTGACCGAATCCTGTTCGACTCGTTTGCTCGTAGACGCGGCCAAGATGATCGCGGGCGGACTTCCACCTCGTTTATCCTGCGAAGTTGCGATCGTACAACCGTTGTCAGACGATCAGGACATCGTGAACGCCTTGAAAGATCTGGTCGCATTATCCTTGTGA
- a CDS encoding transposase, giving the protein MFATEQRDIFRNLIFQKLNQQFQNFQLPEAPDLSSKAYLEDSLKRKNKSFNHVTTPGKAMKKALKGKTQVNADTLVLFSASQRANKGRRRHKHGGSTASIYMSDKLGGKQIGTLVQTIATSDGALILDSIPDQKMNTLGPLFLKNLPHSTPVFTDSAYTWLGSVYENHRMVNHSARSKDSRYQWARNRWSKDGVHIQYAEGNHRVIKQAFSEYGYVRPEYSQLYLNEFCFFKNLKAFGAEELVSAVKKERGIEAGESSGLSASSPSSTPVQDVKVGRKSVLQSPSLASEAKEKTRKNVRIIQKKYSPVLEQKDWLKQKLSAHKYKPLTIAQRKVKENYLNDNFEITYRDKLQKKRFSKLLNEIRINDVFWKSKSTKYFKKKFERKYNNYAFLIWNSMSQGNWLDLNSLLKTINIPRIAAYRVVRKWQRVGIISMTDNPSPNTWEKTRKIRIKKSIQDLPNLLYSKEFKIKV; this is encoded by the coding sequence TTGTTCGCAACCGAACAACGCGACATATTCAGAAATCTAATATTCCAAAAGCTGAATCAACAGTTTCAAAATTTTCAACTTCCAGAAGCTCCGGACTTAAGCTCAAAAGCTTACCTGGAGGACTCACTTAAGAGAAAGAATAAGAGTTTTAATCATGTGACTACTCCAGGTAAGGCGATGAAGAAAGCTTTAAAGGGTAAGACACAAGTTAACGCCGATACCTTAGTGCTGTTCTCAGCCTCTCAGAGAGCCAACAAAGGCCGCAGAAGGCACAAACACGGCGGTTCTACAGCGTCCATTTATATGAGCGACAAACTCGGTGGCAAGCAAATTGGCACGTTAGTTCAGACAATTGCGACGAGTGATGGAGCGTTAATTCTGGATTCAATTCCTGATCAGAAGATGAATACTCTCGGTCCGCTCTTCCTCAAAAACCTTCCGCATTCAACTCCAGTGTTTACTGACAGTGCTTATACGTGGCTCGGATCAGTTTATGAGAACCATCGAATGGTAAATCACTCAGCGCGATCTAAGGACTCACGATATCAGTGGGCGAGGAATCGATGGAGTAAAGATGGAGTTCACATTCAGTATGCTGAAGGGAATCACAGAGTGATTAAACAGGCTTTCTCCGAGTACGGATATGTTCGACCTGAATATTCTCAGCTATATCTCAATGAATTTTGTTTCTTCAAGAACTTAAAAGCCTTTGGTGCTGAAGAGCTTGTGAGTGCGGTGAAGAAAGAGAGAGGAATTGAGGCTGGAGAGAGTAGTGGCTTGAGTGCTTCATCACCTTCATCTACTCCTGTTCAGGATGTCAAAGTAGGCCGCAAGTCAGTCCTCCAGAGTCCTTCTCTTGCTTCAGAAGCGAAAGAGAAGACTCGGAAGAATGTGCGGATTATACAGAAGAAATATTCCCCGGTTTTAGAGCAAAAAGACTGGTTAAAGCAAAAACTCTCTGCTCATAAATACAAACCCCTCACTATTGCTCAAAGAAAGGTGAAAGAAAATTATCTCAATGATAATTTTGAAATTACTTACAGAGATAAATTACAAAAGAAGCGGTTTTCTAAACTTTTAAATGAAATAAGAATCAATGACGTATTCTGGAAGAGCAAATCCACTAAGTATTTCAAAAAGAAATTTGAGCGAAAATATAATAACTACGCTTTTCTAATTTGGAATTCAATGAGTCAGGGAAATTGGTTAGATCTGAATTCATTACTTAAAACAATCAATATCCCTCGAATTGCGGCGTATCGCGTTGTTCGAAAATGGCAAAGAGTAGGTATCATTTCAATGACTGATAATCCTTCTCCGAATACCTGGGAGAAAACAAGAAAGATAAGAATCAAGAAGTCGATTCAAGATCTGCCTAATCTATTGTATTCAAAAGAATTTAAGATAAAAGTATAA
- a CDS encoding transposase, with protein sequence MIRCEICHYQSSRLAYTPLHHFKLPLWIFGYVFEEAYLRSPKVLTASEIKRKTGVSYKTALLLKRRIQLFASEQKESFRDLIYEKLASSFQEFRLPVANENGKTNVSEKKSAQPRTPAKLLKKALKGKEQVNADTLVLFSASQRANKGRKRHKHGGCTASIYMSEKLGGKQIGTLVHTIATSEGALILDSVPDQKMNTLGPLFLKNIPKTAPIFTDSAYTWLSGVYKNHRMVNHSAKSKDSRYRWARNRWSRDGVHIQYAEGNHRVIKQAFSEYGYIRPEYSQLYLNEYCFFKNLKAFGIEKLVERNRLRNEESKKGIEVAEVAKIEKMQNPTGESLLFAVKANFHPDVRKINKKSLTILSIQSTQITFNT encoded by the coding sequence TTGATTCGTTGTGAGATCTGCCATTATCAATCTTCAAGACTTGCATATACTCCGCTTCATCATTTCAAACTTCCGCTGTGGATCTTCGGTTACGTTTTCGAAGAAGCATATTTGCGAAGTCCTAAGGTTTTAACTGCTTCAGAGATTAAAAGAAAGACTGGAGTATCGTACAAGACAGCATTGTTATTGAAACGCCGTATTCAACTCTTTGCAAGTGAACAAAAGGAATCCTTCCGTGATTTAATCTACGAAAAGTTAGCGAGTTCGTTTCAAGAATTCCGCCTCCCAGTTGCAAATGAAAATGGTAAGACTAACGTTTCAGAAAAGAAATCTGCTCAACCAAGAACACCGGCAAAACTTTTGAAAAAGGCTTTAAAAGGAAAAGAGCAAGTAAACGCAGATACACTTGTATTGTTCTCCGCCTCCCAGAGAGCGAATAAAGGCCGTAAACGGCACAAACACGGCGGTTGTACGGCTTCTATCTACATGAGTGAGAAACTTGGCGGTAAACAGATCGGAACGTTAGTGCATACGATTGCTACGAGTGAAGGAGCTTTAATCTTAGATTCAGTCCCGGATCAAAAGATGAATACATTAGGTCCGTTATTCTTAAAGAACATTCCGAAAACAGCTCCTATATTCACAGACAGTGCGTATACGTGGTTAAGTGGCGTTTACAAAAATCACCGGATGGTGAATCACTCAGCGAAGTCAAAAGATTCGCGTTACAGATGGGCAAGGAACAGATGGAGTAGAGACGGAGTTCATATCCAATACGCGGAAGGAAACCACAGAGTCATTAAACAAGCATTCTCCGAATACGGATATATTAGACCTGAATATTCCCAACTGTATCTAAATGAGTATTGTTTCTTCAAGAACTTGAAAGCGTTTGGAATTGAGAAGCTCGTTGAGCGAAACAGGTTAAGGAACGAAGAAAGTAAGAAGGGGATTGAAGTAGCCGAGGTCGCGAAAATCGAGAAAATGCAAAATCCAACCGGCGAAAGTTTGCTTTTTGCTGTGAAAGCAAACTTTCATCCCGATGTGCGGAAAATCAACAAGAAATCCCTAACGATTCTCTCTATCCAATCCACACAAATCACCTTTAACACCTGA
- a CDS encoding NnrS family protein, whose translation MNFILSLKTHLWANAFRPFFLGASLHALFSVLFWVLILFSQIKPPAFASPIAFHSYEMVFGFARAAILGFLFTAAQNWTKTILIRERSLIVLFSLWFLGRMSWIDVDLVSRTAFVADLLCDIVVLYLLVPALTKKGQEHNRVIAISYALFLLYHTLAIGSILNLISPALVLHWIHISVFLVSIFLVIIAGRILPFFTSVAVAGAQPRRVQSIESFSLYGAFLFIGIESILPWFPILSIATGILAVCFSFLQMVRWFLWEPWKSRRTPILWILFLSYLWMNLSFLAYGLSHFGFFPISSAFHLLTVGAIGGFIYGMITRVSLGHTGRPIRASLAVVFGYYCITFATIVRVVFPFLDCAQMGYAVSGILWIVAFSIITFKYSNILIGPRADSHRT comes from the coding sequence ATGAATTTTATTTTAAGTCTTAAAACGCATTTGTGGGCCAACGCGTTTCGTCCCTTCTTTCTCGGAGCGTCTTTGCACGCTTTATTCTCGGTTCTGTTTTGGGTTCTGATTCTTTTCTCTCAAATCAAACCTCCCGCTTTCGCAAGTCCGATCGCATTCCATTCTTATGAAATGGTATTCGGCTTCGCGCGCGCGGCTATACTCGGTTTTTTGTTCACCGCGGCGCAAAACTGGACCAAGACGATTTTAATTCGGGAACGATCCTTAATCGTTTTGTTTTCTCTTTGGTTTTTGGGAAGAATGTCTTGGATCGACGTCGATTTGGTATCGCGCACCGCATTCGTGGCAGATTTGTTATGCGACATCGTTGTTTTGTATCTTCTCGTCCCCGCTTTGACGAAAAAAGGACAAGAACACAACCGAGTCATCGCGATCAGTTACGCGCTCTTTTTATTGTATCATACTCTCGCCATCGGATCGATTTTGAATTTGATATCACCCGCACTTGTTCTACACTGGATTCATATCTCCGTCTTTTTAGTCTCCATTTTTCTCGTGATTATCGCGGGGAGAATTCTTCCCTTCTTTACATCCGTCGCCGTTGCGGGCGCACAACCTCGGAGGGTTCAATCCATCGAATCGTTCAGTCTTTACGGCGCGTTTCTTTTTATCGGAATCGAATCGATTCTTCCTTGGTTTCCCATTCTGAGCATAGCGACCGGAATCTTGGCTGTATGTTTTTCGTTTTTACAAATGGTTCGTTGGTTTCTATGGGAACCTTGGAAGTCTCGCCGAACACCGATTTTGTGGATTTTATTTCTGTCTTATCTTTGGATGAATCTTAGTTTTCTGGCTTACGGTCTTTCTCATTTTGGATTTTTTCCGATTTCTTCCGCGTTTCATCTTTTGACGGTCGGCGCGATCGGAGGTTTTATTTATGGAATGATCACAAGGGTTTCTTTGGGGCATACTGGACGTCCGATTCGAGCATCCTTAGCGGTCGTATTCGGTTATTATTGTATAACGTTTGCGACCATTGTAAGAGTTGTATTTCCGTTTTTGGACTGTGCTCAGATGGGGTATGCAGTCTCCGGCATTTTATGGATCGTCGCGTTTTCGATAATTACATTCAAGTATTCGAATATTTTAATAGGACCGAGGGCCGATTCTCACCGTACTTAA
- a CDS encoding cbb3-type cytochrome c oxidase subunit I, giving the protein MKYKSQKVAYWFFATCMLLLSLQLVYGFVMSFARMGFDGLHDWIPFNAARATHTNLLVVWLLTGFMGAAHYIIPEESGRELYSEKLAYAQLISLIVVGVVSIVGFHFNIWEGRKFLEIPRPLDYLVVVNVLTFLFNIGMTVWKGTKSSTTGLVLYFGLFSAALLYLPGMIEFNSQTVDSYFRWWVVHLWVEGVWELIMGGILSFLLIKLTGVDREVIEKWLYVIVGLTFLSGILGTGHHYYFIGVPEYWKWVGGFFSMLEPLAFLAMAMFAISMYRKSGRNHPNSISLFWTIGSAVMSFVGAGFLGFAHTLPQVNLYTHGTLITAMHGHLAFWGAYAMIVLAIITYAMPLMTGRKLWNNPMGLYAFWASNIGMLGMTGAFAVAGIAQVYLERKFGMDFLMVQKEIEVHFLGLTLAAIVFTSGIIAFIINFIRFGRPTDEALNAEDVTGNIVLNLK; this is encoded by the coding sequence ATGAAATATAAATCTCAGAAAGTAGCCTACTGGTTTTTTGCGACTTGTATGCTACTGTTGTCCTTACAATTAGTTTACGGATTTGTAATGTCTTTCGCGAGAATGGGGTTCGACGGATTGCACGATTGGATTCCGTTTAACGCGGCGAGGGCAACTCATACGAACCTTTTAGTCGTCTGGCTTCTCACGGGTTTTATGGGAGCGGCTCATTATATCATACCGGAAGAATCCGGCAGGGAACTCTATTCTGAAAAACTGGCGTATGCTCAGTTGATTTCACTCATCGTGGTCGGAGTCGTGTCGATCGTCGGATTCCATTTTAATATCTGGGAAGGACGAAAGTTTTTGGAGATACCGAGGCCACTGGACTATCTCGTTGTCGTGAACGTTCTTACCTTTCTTTTTAACATAGGAATGACCGTTTGGAAAGGAACCAAAAGTTCTACGACGGGACTTGTATTGTATTTCGGTTTATTCTCGGCCGCGCTTTTGTATTTGCCCGGTATGATTGAATTCAACAGTCAGACCGTAGATTCTTACTTTCGTTGGTGGGTCGTTCATCTTTGGGTGGAAGGAGTTTGGGAACTCATCATGGGCGGTATTCTTTCCTTTCTTCTCATCAAACTGACGGGAGTCGATCGGGAAGTGATCGAGAAGTGGCTCTACGTAATCGTCGGTCTTACGTTCTTGTCCGGAATTTTAGGAACGGGACATCACTACTATTTCATCGGAGTTCCGGAATATTGGAAATGGGTGGGCGGATTTTTTTCCATGCTTGAACCTCTTGCGTTTCTTGCGATGGCGATGTTCGCGATTTCCATGTATCGAAAAAGCGGAAGAAATCATCCGAACTCGATCTCGCTTTTTTGGACGATCGGAAGCGCAGTGATGTCCTTCGTAGGAGCGGGGTTCCTCGGGTTCGCACATACCCTGCCTCAAGTGAATCTTTATACACACGGAACCTTGATCACGGCGATGCACGGACATCTCGCGTTCTGGGGAGCGTATGCGATGATCGTTCTTGCGATCATAACCTATGCGATGCCGCTTATGACTGGAAGAAAACTCTGGAACAATCCGATGGGTCTTTATGCGTTCTGGGCGTCTAACATCGGTATGTTGGGAATGACCGGAGCCTTTGCGGTTGCGGGAATCGCTCAGGTTTATCTGGAACGTAAATTCGGAATGGACTTTCTAATGGTTCAAAAAGAAATCGAGGTTCACTTTCTCGGACTTACGTTAGCCGCAATCGTATTCACTTCGGGGATCATCGCGTTTATCATAAACTTTATACGTTTCGGTCGACCTACGGACGAGGCGTTGAACGCGGAGGATGTCACGGGTAATATCGTATTGAATTTGAAATGA